A DNA window from Linepithema humile isolate Giens D197 chromosome 6, Lhum_UNIL_v1.0, whole genome shotgun sequence contains the following coding sequences:
- the LOC137000831 gene encoding uncharacterized protein, whose protein sequence is MHRVQNFTKIVDKYDDNEFKNHFRVSRKTCNLLINMFKRSEYYPSRRRGIKTKAAKEHILCFLWFASNKCVIRDVANLFNASFSITMLMINRVIEFLYNLAPSLIQFPQTAEERERHAEKFKEICGISGIIGCIDGSYIPIQTPCHKIRSTYVNRHDETAITLQGICDAENRFIDVFTGISSKIHDARIYKMSFIRKNVCEMGDQYHLIGDAAYPLSVNLITPYKDYGTLTATQKKFNNAFCKARVKIKNTFGLLKTRFRQLIRLEMWSVLKMSKFIIACYVMHNLCVYNNDMLLQEYIAIYEETGEYINNSYRQREAGKRKRDMLADKFMESFHS, encoded by the exons ATGCATCGTGTACaaaactttacaaaaatagTTGATAAATATGATGATAATGAA tttaaaaatcattttcgtGTTTCACGTAAAACTtgtaatttacttattaatatgtttaaaagaAGTGAATATTATCCATCAAGAAGAAGAGGCATAAAGACAAAAGCAGCTAAAgaacatattttatgtttcttatg gTTTGCAAGCAATAAATGTGTTATACGCGatgttgcaaatttattcaatgctAGTTTTTCTATTACTATGCTTATGATTAATAGGgtcatagaatttttatataatttagctCCATCATTAATTCAGTTTCCTCAGACTGctgaagaaagagagagacatgCGGAAAAATTTAAGGag atCTGTGGTATTTCTGGCATTATTGGATGCATTGATGGCTCATACATTCCTATTCAAACTCCTTGTCACAAAATTAGATCTACATATGTTAATCGACATGATGAGACAGCTATCACATTGCAAGGAATTTGTGATGCTGAAAACAGATTCATTGATGTTTTTACAGGGATTTCCAGTAAAATACATGACGCTCGAATCTATAAGATgtcttttattcgaaaaaatgtatgtGAAATGGGAGATCAGTATCATTTAATCGGGGATGCTGCATATCCTTTGTCTGTAAATTTGATAACCCCATATAAAGATTATGGCACTTTAACTGCAACAcagaaaaaattcaataatgcattttgtaaagctagagtaaaaataaaaaatacattcggTCTTTTAAAAACCAGATTTAGACAGCTAATTCGATTAGAGATGTGGtctgttttaaaaatgtctaaatttattattgcttgTTACGTAATGCACAATTTATGTGTTTATAACAATGACATGTTACTACaagaatatattgcaatttatgaagaaacaggtgaatatattaataattcgtaTAGACAGAGAGAGGCTGGTAAACGAAAAAGGGATATGTTAGCTGATAAATTTATGGAATCATTTCATTCATag